In a genomic window of Polycladomyces abyssicola:
- the thpD gene encoding ectoine hydroxylase, with translation MSNIKDRVMDLYPSRVNDYPEILKRKDPVIYSKDPAAGPLDAEQINFYQKNGYLLFERFFSEEEVRELRNELKRLWDANQDSDAKEVIREPESREIRSIFAVHRNSETYKQLSQNRRLTDIVKQILGSDVYIHQSRINYKKGFSGKEFYWHSDFETWHVEDGMPRMRALSCSITLEDNYHFNGPLMLIPGSHQYFISCVGKTPENHYQQSLRRQEYGVPDQDSLTLLVKKHGIDSLTGPAGSVVLFDCNLMHGSNSNITPLPRSNVFFVYNSVENKLVEPFSGQAPRPEFIASREQ, from the coding sequence ATGAGCAACATAAAGGATCGGGTGATGGATCTCTATCCTTCGCGCGTCAATGATTATCCGGAGATTCTGAAACGGAAAGATCCCGTCATTTATTCAAAAGATCCAGCAGCAGGTCCGCTTGATGCCGAGCAGATAAATTTCTATCAGAAAAACGGATACCTGCTCTTTGAGCGTTTCTTTTCTGAGGAAGAAGTGCGGGAATTGCGCAATGAGTTGAAACGGCTCTGGGATGCGAACCAGGATTCAGATGCGAAGGAAGTGATTCGTGAGCCGGAAAGCCGAGAAATTCGATCGATCTTTGCTGTTCACCGCAATAGCGAAACTTATAAACAGTTATCGCAAAATCGGCGGCTGACAGACATTGTTAAGCAAATCCTCGGCAGCGATGTGTACATCCATCAATCCCGAATCAACTACAAAAAGGGATTTTCAGGAAAAGAATTTTATTGGCATTCGGACTTCGAGACCTGGCATGTGGAGGATGGAATGCCGCGTATGCGGGCGTTGAGCTGTTCGATCACGTTGGAAGACAATTATCATTTCAATGGGCCTTTGATGTTGATTCCGGGATCCCATCAATATTTTATCTCTTGCGTGGGCAAAACGCCGGAAAATCATTACCAGCAGTCACTTCGGAGACAGGAATACGGTGTACCGGATCAGGACAGTTTGACCTTGTTAGTGAAAAAGCACGGCATTGACTCATTAACAGGTCCAGCTGGTTCGGTCGTGCTGTTCGACTGTAACCTCATGCATGGATCCAACAGCAATATTACCCCTTTGCCGCGAAGCAATGTGTTCTTTGTTTACAACAGCGTGGAAAACAAGTTGGTGGAACCGTTCTCCGGGCAAGCACCCCGGCCGGAGTTTATTGCAAGCAGAGAACAGTGA